The Eubacterium maltosivorans genome includes the window GGCCTGATCAAGGCGGTGGAAAAATTCGATTATACCAAGGGCTTTAAGTTCAGTACCTATGCGACCTGGTGGATTCGTCAGGCCATCACCCGCGCCATCGCGGACCAGGCCAGAACCATTCGTATTCCTGTGCATATGGTTGAGACCATTAACAAGCTCATCCGTGTGTCCAGACAGCTGCTTCAAGAGCTTGGGCGTGAACCTACGCCGGCAGAAATTGGTAAAGAAATGGGCTTCTCGGAAGAAAAGGTCCGCGAAATCCAGAAAATCGCGCAGGATCCTGTATCCCTCGAGACACCCATTGGTGAGGAAGAGGACAGCCATCTGGGCGATTTCATTGAGGATGATAATGCCCCGGCACCTTCGGAAGCAGCGTCCTATGCGCTTTTGAAGGAACAGCTCATGGAAGTGCTCAACACCTTGACTGAGCGTGAAGAAAAAGTGCTGCGCCTGCGTTTTGGACTGGATGACGGACGTGCCCGCACACTGGAAGAAGTCGGCAAGGAGTTCAACGTTACCAGAGAGCGTATCCGCCAGATTGAAGCCAAGGCACTCAGAAAGCTGAGACACCCGAGCAGAAGTAAAAAATTAAAGGATTATTTGACCTAAAATGATGACACCACGTTTGCAGGTGATTGCAGATAATGTATTGAAAAATGAAAGCATGGCAGATATCGGTACAGACCACGGATATCTGCCTGTTTATCTAATGGAACAGGGCTTTATACCGCGCGCTGTCGCGGCAGATATTAATGAAAAGCCCTTGAAAAAAGCAGAGCAGCTTGTGGCCCGGTCGGGCTATGAAAAGCAGATTGAAACGCGTTTGGGCTCAGGTCTTTCCGTATTAATCCCCGGAGAAGCTGGAACCATTGTCATGGCGGGGATGGGCGGTTACCTGATAAGGGATCTGCTGACCGAATCCCTTGAGGTGGCGGTCTCGGCAAAACGCTTGGTGCTCCAGCCCATGAATAACGCTTTTATTGTCAGGCATTTTCTGGAGGATAACGGCTTCGTGATTGTAAATGAGGATCTTGCAAAGGAAGAACGCAGAGTCTATGAAATTATCGTTGCTGAAAAGGGTGAAATGTCCATTGAAAACGATCTGGATTATCTGATTGGCTATGAGGCAAAAAGGCGTAAGCATCCGCTTCTGCCGGAGTTGATCGACCGTAAGCTGGAGCTTGAAAATAAAATAATCCAGAACACGGAAAACAAGCATACAAAAATGGCCAGAGAACAGTATAAAAAAAGCACAGCCATTGCGGCTGCGCTGATGGAGGTGAAAAATGGCTGTAAAATGCAGTGAAATAACAAAAGTGATCGAAGCTGTGGCTCCGAGAAGCCTTGCGGAGTCATGGGACAACGTTGGCCTTCAGATCGGCTCTTTCCAGAAAAGAGTGAAAAAAATACTGCTGACATTGGATGTGACCGAGGCTGTCGTGCGGGAAGCAGTCATGGAAAATGCGGATATGATTATTGCGCACCACCCCTTTATCTTTAACGGCATCAAATCCATTTGTACCGATGAGCTGAAGGGAAAGATTGTGGCTGAGCTGATCCGCAATGACATCAGCCTGTATGTAGCGCACACTAATCTGGACAAGGCAGAGCTTGGCCTTAACGATTATATCGCGAAAACACTCGGCATTGAACAGCGCCAGCCGCTGGACCCTTCCGATGAGGATAAGCTCTATAAGATCGTGGTTTATGTGCCGGTGGATTACACCGATAAAATTGTTGAAGTGATGGGAGATAGCGGCGCCGGCTTTATCGGTAATTACAGCCACTGTACCTACCGTACCGTGGGCCAGGGAACCTTTAAGCCGCTCGAGGGGTCTTCGCCCTTCATCGGTGAGGAGGGTGAGGTGGCAACCGTTAAAGAAGACCGGGTAGAAACCATCATTGACGGTAAGATGATGAAAACCCTCATTCAAAAGCTTAAAAAAGTCCATCCCTATGAGGAGATGGCCTATGATTTATACCCTCTTGAAAACGGCGTGCTTTTAAACCAGAATGGCCTTGGAAAAATCGGCGTCTTAAAAGAGACCATGACGCCGGAAGCCTTTATTGAGTATGTAAAAAAAGCGCTGAGCCTTTCCCATGTGAGGGCAGCAGGTAATGAGCCGGCAAAAGTCAGAAAGGTGGCTTTGTGCACAGGCAGCGGAGCAGAGTTTATCGGACTGGCAAAGGTTAAAAAGGCAGATGTGTACATTACCGGGGATTTGAAATATCATGATGCCCAGCGGGCGGCCGAAAATAACCTGTGGGTCATTGACGCCGGTCATTTCGGAACGGAAAAAATGGTCGTGGGTCTGCTTGAGAACCTGCTCCGGGAAAAGGTGGACGATCAGGAGATCGAGTATGTCCGCTCAAATTACAATGAAGATTTCATGCGCTACTATTAA containing:
- a CDS encoding Nif3-like dinuclear metal center hexameric protein, translating into MAVKCSEITKVIEAVAPRSLAESWDNVGLQIGSFQKRVKKILLTLDVTEAVVREAVMENADMIIAHHPFIFNGIKSICTDELKGKIVAELIRNDISLYVAHTNLDKAELGLNDYIAKTLGIEQRQPLDPSDEDKLYKIVVYVPVDYTDKIVEVMGDSGAGFIGNYSHCTYRTVGQGTFKPLEGSSPFIGEEGEVATVKEDRVETIIDGKMMKTLIQKLKKVHPYEEMAYDLYPLENGVLLNQNGLGKIGVLKETMTPEAFIEYVKKALSLSHVRAAGNEPAKVRKVALCTGSGAEFIGLAKVKKADVYITGDLKYHDAQRAAENNLWVIDAGHFGTEKMVVGLLENLLREKVDDQEIEYVRSNYNEDFMRYY
- a CDS encoding tRNA (adenine(22)-N(1))-methyltransferase → MMTPRLQVIADNVLKNESMADIGTDHGYLPVYLMEQGFIPRAVAADINEKPLKKAEQLVARSGYEKQIETRLGSGLSVLIPGEAGTIVMAGMGGYLIRDLLTESLEVAVSAKRLVLQPMNNAFIVRHFLEDNGFVIVNEDLAKEERRVYEIIVAEKGEMSIENDLDYLIGYEAKRRKHPLLPELIDRKLELENKIIQNTENKHTKMAREQYKKSTAIAAALMEVKNGCKMQ
- the rpoD gene encoding RNA polymerase sigma factor RpoD: MAEAKKKKVKPDMEELLDEVDAIADLEAMPEVQTLIKRGKEKGSLNNADFEEVLEKTDLDPEEIDSIYLLLQKEGIDLTFQDMDIETDDIDLDIDIDVAELEEIEIEEDPVKDIDLGDSVSVNDPVRLYLKEIGKVPLLTAEQEMGIAKRMEAGDDEAKKELAEANLRLVVSIAKRYVGRGMSFLDLIQEGNLGLIKAVEKFDYTKGFKFSTYATWWIRQAITRAIADQARTIRIPVHMVETINKLIRVSRQLLQELGREPTPAEIGKEMGFSEEKVREIQKIAQDPVSLETPIGEEEDSHLGDFIEDDNAPAPSEAASYALLKEQLMEVLNTLTEREEKVLRLRFGLDDGRARTLEEVGKEFNVTRERIRQIEAKALRKLRHPSRSKKLKDYLT